The following proteins are encoded in a genomic region of Alnus glutinosa chromosome 8, dhAlnGlut1.1, whole genome shotgun sequence:
- the LOC133874541 gene encoding 5-formyltetrahydrofolate cyclo-ligase, mitochondrial, with protein sequence MGTTASTTAPATKPLFLTRATSYAPRATVTFRTMNHNEEQDHLDALFKQKRALRSRVRKALKTMDPALRSQEDNAIQGIVLKSPWFHSSARLCAYISCSALREVDTSKLLSEILQNPAKDGHTQGGKRLYVPRVEDKNSHMRMLNISCIDDLVANSMNILEPAPVDSDGNERENVMQASEPVDLFLLPGLAFDRSGRRMGRGGGYYDAFLKKYQELAKEKAWKQPLLVALSYSLQIMDEGIIPVTPTDIPVDALVSPTGVIPISQAALDRMKL encoded by the exons ATGGGCACAACAGCCTCAACAACCGCACCGGCAACAAAGCCACTCTTCCTCACTCGCGCAACCTCGTACGCGCCACGAGCCACCGTGACCTTCAGGACGATGAACCACAATGAAGAACAAGACCATCTGGACGCCTTGTTCAAGCAGAAACGAGCCCTCCGGTCCAGGGTCCGCAAGGCCCTCAAGACCATGGACCCTGCCCTCAGATCCCAAGAAG ACAATGCCATTCAGGGTATTGTTTTGAAGTCTCCGTGGTTTCACTCTAGTGCGAGATTGTGTGCCTATATAAGCTGCAGTGCATTGCGCGAAGTTGACACCTCAAAGTTGTTGTCAGAAATTCTGCAAAATCCAGCCAAAG ATGGTCATACACAGGGGGGGAAAAGGCTTTATGTTCCACGTGTGGAGGACAAGAATAGTCACATGCGCATGCTGAACATCTCATGTATCGATGATCTTGTTGCGAATTCGATGAACATCTTAGAACCAGCTCCGGTTGATAGTGATGGAAATGAACGCGAAAATG TTATGCAAGCAAGTGAGCCAGTTGATTTGTTCCTCTTACCTG GACTAGCATTTGACAGATCTGGAAGGCGCATGGGTCGTGGTGGAGG TTATTATGATGCCTTCCTGAAGAAATACCAAGAGCTTGCAAAGGAAAAGGCTTGGAAACAACCCCTCCTTG TTGCGCTATCCTATTCTCTGCAGATAATGGATGAAGGAATCATACCAGTCACTCCAACTGACATTCCGGTGGATGCTCTTGTCTCACCAACTGGTGTGATTCCCATCAGCCAAGCTGCCTTAGACAG GATGAAGCTTTGA
- the LOC133874681 gene encoding probable myosin-binding protein 5 — protein MAKRSFPRFVEQELGKFPHFLVYAVLEWVLIILLFIDGFLAFVANEFAKFFELRAPCLLCTRIDHVLVHRSPDFYYNDSVCEAHKKGVSSLAYCHNHKKLSDIRNMCEACLLSFATEKESDCDTYKALVGILHKDLECFVEDDSHIHLSLHPGKKDDIVQVLEKSSIYCCSCCGEPLKVKSSYSKGKGAAAYSVAPASSPRTPVVGLRNDQESRNSDLAHIRYTELKFISENNSPPEDEDGLNALNPDTQFREDVKAATVPLLTEAEDLNDDAFKTPNFGRGNRFFGIPLTDSATNSPRWGASRITRKSPLEKTMFASESTEENMPNEADSDSILHHLKRQVRLDRKSLMALYMELDEERSASAVAANNAMAMITRLQAEKAAVQMEALQYQRMMEEQSEYDEEALQATNDLLVKRDEDIKVLEAELEAYRGKYGCLREDGFKQCEMEAEEDYREYKAQSSSPLSAKSESGSSHTSVNEVEIIVESAHNNFQALSSKEENGGGTLSESLNGFKGEGSTLLGRFKKLDKRNLLVLDNGVHSSLSSYDSVEHINDELEKPRKPILTRELSHLSKRVKALEADNGFLDHAAQTLTLEKHSEGTELLLEISRNLRKLRHLVTSPLEENDAGFSS, from the exons ATGGCTAAGCGGTCGTTTCCACGTTTTGTGGAACAAGAGCTGGGAAAGTTCCCACATTTCTTGGTCTACGCCGTGCTCGAATGGGTGCTGATAATTCTGCTATTCATTGATGGGTTTCTTGCGTTTGTCGCCAACGAATTCGCCAAGTTCTTCGAACTGCGAGCCCCTTGCTTGCTTTGCACGAGAATCGACCATGTACTCGTCCACCGGAGCCCCGATTTCTACTACAATGATTCGGTGTGTGAAGCTCACAAGAAGGGTGTTTCATCTCTGGCATATTGCCACAACCACAAGAAACTGTCGGACATAAGAAACATGTGTGAAGCGTGCCTCCTTTCGTTTGCGACAGAGAAAGAATCTGATTGTGACACGTACAAGGCTCTGGTCGGGATTCTGCATAAGGATCTTGAGTGCTTTGTTGAGGATGATAGCCACATTCATCTGAGTTTGCATCCAGGAAAGAAGGATGATATTGTACAGGTACTTGAGAAGAGTAGCATATATTGTTGTTCTTGCTGTGGAGAGCCATTGAAGGTGAAATCATCCTATTCAAAGGGAAAAGGTGCTGCTGCGTATTCAGTGGCTCCTGCTTCTTCCCCACGAACACCCGTTGTTGGATTGAGAAATGATCAGGAGTCTCGCAATTCGGATTTGGCCCACATCCGATACACGGAGCTCAAATTTATTTCCGAGAACAACTCGCCTCCGGAGGATGAGGATGGCTTGAATGCACTTAATCCCGATACTCAAT TTAGGGAAGATGTTAAAGCCGCTACAGTGCCATTATTGACCGAAGCTGAGGACTTGAATGACGATGCCTTTAAGACCCCTAACTTTGGTAGAGGGAACAGGTTCTTTGGAATCCCACTAACAGATTCAGCTACTAATAGTCCTAGGTGGGGGGCTAGTAGGATTACAAGGAAATCCCCACTTGAAAAAACAATGTTTGCCTCAGAGTCTACTGAAGAGAATATGCCAAATGAAGCTGATAGTGATTCCATTTTGCATCATTTGAAGAGACAGGTTCGGTTGGATCGCAAATCGCTGATGGCTTTATACATGGAACTGGATGAAGAAAGAAGTGCTTCGGCTGTTGCAGCTAACAATGCAATGGCAATGATCACCCGGTTACAAGCGGAAAAGGCGGCTGTTCAGATGGAGGCCTTGCAGTATCAGAGAATGATGGAGGAGCAGTCAGAGTATGATGAAGAAGCCCTACAAGCAACAAATGACTTGCTTGTCAAGAGAGATGAAGACATCAAAGTTTTAGAGGCTGAACTTGAGGCATATAGAGGAAAATATGGATGCTTAAGGGAAGATGGTTTCAAACAATGCGAAATGGAGGCTGAGGAGGATTACCGGGAGTATAAAGCACAATCTTCCTCACCTCTCAGTGCAAAATCTGAAAGTGGTAGTTCTCATACTAGTGTCAATGAAGTGGAGATTATTGTAGAATCTGCACACAATAATTTCCAAGCCTTGTCAtcaaaggaagaaaatggaGGGGGTACTCTAAGTGAATCATTGAATGGTTTTAAAGGGGAGGGAAGCACTCTTTTGGGACGGTTTAAAAAACTGGACAAGAGAAATCTGTTGGTATTGGATAACGGAGTTCATTCCTCGCTGTCTAGCTATGACAGTGTCGAGCATATAAATGATGAGTTAG AAAAGCCGAGGAAGCCTATCCTAACAAGAGAATTGTCTCATCTTAGTAAGAGGGTGAAGGCCCTTGAAGCAGACAATGGATTCTTAGACCATGCTGCTCAGACACTCACACTCGAGAAACATAGTGAAGGAACAGAACTTTTGTTAGAGATATCTCGAAATCTGCGGAAGCTTCGGCACCTTGTGACATCGCCCCTTGAAGAGAATGATGCAGGATTCTCATCCTAA
- the LOC133875426 gene encoding polynucleotide 5'-hydroxyl-kinase NOL9, whose translation MASLLEPESPSPSIYIPEEWSEAADSIAYDSVTSPPPIALICGAKNSGKTTFSRYLLNVLLQRYRKVAYLDTDVGQPEFTPPGFVSLTLVDKLTPDLTIPCLKTPERCFFFGDVSSKRDPTAYSNAVFTLCDYYRKDYCLSSKNENPTKTELPLVVNTPGWVKGVGYDILVDMLKYIVPTHVVKINISAESKNLPAGAFWLDEDCDKMVNLIEINSARQDSYNRSVLVQKDARLLRDLRLMAYFRQCFPSNLNITTIKELAHALASHSPYEVPLSSIKIRHLHCQVPSSEIYFSLNATIVGLAVSSEDSENLPLCVGLGIVRGIDTFKGLLYVITPVPQSTLEKVDLLLQGFIQIPTCLLQVQGCISPYMSANVFSTS comes from the exons ATGGCTTCGCTTTTAGAACCAGAAAGCCCATCGCCAAGCATCTACATACCTGAGGAATGGTCCGAGGCCGCAGACTCCATAGCATACGACTCGGTCACTTCGCCGCCTCCCATTGCTCTTATTTGCGGCGCCAAAAACTCTGGCAAAACCACCTTCTCCCGCTACCTCCTCAATGTCCTTCTCCAGAG GTATAGGAAAGTAGCTTATTTGGATACAGATGTTGGTCAGCCCGAGTTTACTCCACCTGGTTTTGTATCCCTCACTCTAGTTGACAAACTAACTCCGG ATTTGACGATCCCGTGTCTGAAGACACCAGAGAG ATGCTTCTTCTTCGGTGATGTCTCTTCAAAAAGGGATCCAACGGCATACTCAAATGCCGTATTTACCCTATGTGATTACTATCGAAAGGATTATTGTTTGTCCAGCAAGAATGAAAACCCTACTAAGACTGAATTGCCTCTTGTCGTAAATACTCCTGGCTGGGTGAAAG GTGTTGGTTATGACATATTGGTGGATATGTTGAAATACATTGTTCCCACCCATGTAGTTAAAATAAACATATCTGCTGAGAGTAAGAATCTACCAGCTGGGGCATTCTGGTTAGATGAGGATTGTGATAAGATGGTTAATCTAATTGAAATCAATTCAGCTCGTCAGGATTCTTATAACAGATC GGTGCTAGTGCAAAAGGATGCACGGCTTTTACGCGATTTACGATTAATGGCATATTTCAGGCAGTGCTTTCCTAGTAACCTGAATATTACCACTATCAAAGAACTTGCGCATGCACTTGCCTCTCACTCTCCTTATGAAGTTCCATTGTCAAGTATCAAGATCAGACATCTCCATTGCCAG GTCCCAAGTTCTGAGATATATTTCAGTTTGAATGCAACCATTGTTGGCTTGGCAGTTAgctctgaagactctgaaaatttACCCTTGTGTGTTGGTCTTG GGATAGTGAGAGGCATCGACACTTTTAAAGGTTTGCTATATGTGATCACACCTGTCCCTCAGAGCACTCTCGAAAAGGTTGATCTTCTTCTGCAGGGGTTTATCCAAATTCCTACTTGCTTGTTGCAG GTCCAAGGATGCATATCACCTTACATGTCTGCAAATGTTTTCTCTACGAGCTAG
- the LOC133875151 gene encoding uncharacterized protein LOC133875151 yields MDQAKLERDAGKKGLRQGDPISPCLFVLAIEGLSLLLEEAVASPLFSFHPKCKVVRFNHLCFTDDLFVFFAATCNSVLAILNALAEFESLSDMRANPSKSSIFMVGASCEVKQQILSLLHMQEGKLPMRYLGVHLITKSLSYLDCEVLVGRIKSWTLRKFSFAGRLQLISSVLLSLQVYWTKVFLLPKQVIKLIEQKLNKFMWGRSDSRTHAKVAWEKICASKKE; encoded by the exons ATGGATCAAGCAAAGCTAGAAAGGGATGCAG GTAAGAAGGGTCTTCGTCAAGGGGATCCTATATCCCCTTGTCTATTTGTACTGGCTATAGAGGGATTATCACTTTTGCTTGAAGAGGCTGTAGCTTCTCCTCTGTTTAGTTTTCATCCTAAATGCAAGGTTGTGAGGTTTAATCATTTATGCTTTACTGATGACCTGTTTGTCTTCTTTGCTGCAACTTGCAATTCTGTTTTAGCAATTCTTAATGCTCttgctgagtttgaatctttgTCGGATATGAGGGCTAATCCTTCCAAGAGTTCCATCTTTATGGTTGGAGCTTCTTGTGAG GTAAAGCAGCAGATTTTGTCTTTGCTCCATATGCAAGAAGGGAAGCTCCCTATGAGATACCTGGGAGTGCATTTGATCACTAAAAGTTTATCTTATTTAGATTGTGAAGTTTTGGTTGGTCGGATCAAGTCCTGGACTTTGAGGAAGTTTTCCTTTGCTGGTCGTTTGCAACTCATATCCTCTGTGCTTCTCAGTTTGCAGGTCTATTGGACTAAAGTGTTCCTTTTGCCCAAACAAGTCATTAAACTGATTGAGCAGAAACTTAATAAGTTCATGTGGGGAAGAAGTGATTCTAGAACTCATGCTAAGGTGGCTTGGGAGAAGATTTGTGCTTCTAAGAAGGAATGA
- the LOC133875152 gene encoding uncharacterized protein LOC133875152 gives MLADSELFSLEMSKTEAPTQAFRKAIGVRIKEETEVIEGEVVEIQIDRPAIAEAASKTSKLTLKSTKLEIVYNLGAKMIKALGKEKVVGSKVVLLDPRFVGKKVAKEVIHGEWLEPGRDEGDKGVVFGTQIGDEVRDELIIVEGLFGSSKSGGHLLDPLKIICDGGVSLLGSSELIMKTHGTSTGGGSEGLAERSPEFMGSAATEYLWKKIFRDGGYEHTENKLILAESV, from the exons ATGCTTGCCGACAGCGAGCTCTTCTCGTTGGAGATGTCGAAGACCGAAGCCCCAACCCAGGCCTTCCGCAAGGCCATCGGCGTGCGCATAAAGGAGGAGACTGAGGTCATCGAGGGAGAGGTCGTGGAGATCCAGATTGACCGCCCCGCCATCGCCGAAGCAGCCTCTAAGACAAGTAAGCTGACCCTGAAGTCCACGAAGTTGGAGATAGTGTACAACTTGGGGGCAAAGATGATCAAGGCGCTGGGGAAGGAGAAG GTGGTTGGCAGCAAAGTTGTGCTTCTTGATCCTCGTTTCGTGGGCAAGAAGGTGGCCAAGGAGGTCATCCATGGTGAGTGGCTCGAGCCGGGTCGTGACGAAGGTGATAAGGGGGTCGTATTCGGGACCCAAATCGGCGATGAGGTACGGGATGAACTCATAATCGTTGAGGGGCTGTTTGGTAGCAGTAAGAGTGGCGGACACTTGCTTGATCCGCTGAAAATAATCTGTGATGGAGGAGTTTCCCTTCTTGGCAGTAGCGAGCTCATAATGAAGACTCATGGTACGAGCACGGGTGGTGGAAGTGAAGGTTTGGCCGAGAGAAGTCCAGAGTTCATGGGCAGTGCGGCAACCGAGTATTTGTGGAAGAAGATCTTCAGAGATGGTGGCTATGAGCATACTGAGAATAAGTTGATCCTGGCGGAATCAGTGTAG